The sequence cctctgtttcttctcaataggaacatgccgagcataacacttcaaccacttctacaagtcaggttgaaccaagcactgcccatgctgtttcctcaagcataatgctgactcctcatccctctgccgtcagcacagacagtgttcgggttatgacttccatcatcaacaacctctctgctgatcaatcaaacttacctccaactcaagtgcagattgagccaagtcatccagtcactgaccagggtattcctttcaccccactttcttctggtcatactgatgtacatcgggataccactgagtccggtaaaaagctccttgactcagtgcaagcactcatccacgatcttcaacattccgcttcgcctgctgctggatcttcaattcctgccacaactcagctctctcaagtcactctacttctcaacgaagtcaagggactcaaggatctgctgaatgtcgtcctgtcattacaagcccagcaagctaagcaggattcaattgctaagttggcagagatacagctgtcaacaattcaacatctgaactcactccatcagcaagttcagaagttatctgctgtgaacactgactatgccacttcctcagaactcaagatgctctttgctcagcttcatactgagcaacttaagacaaatgagcaaatggtatcctatagtcagtgctcagtcgagcaaattggtgaggccattcggctccttaatctcaacaagcaagagatggatactgactcgATGAAGGAAAATGAGTTGATATCTCTTGCACGGCAATCCTTCactcacatccgtcataacaatatccagcgtcatcattatgactcagcactcttaaaaaccttccaccaagtctttgctggtctcactgaagctctcatttggcaagccaaagcacaagccttcagtgtgaatatgctcagtgctgctgatcttcatataccagtcgaagtatccgCTGATGGCATTGGCATTTTTTATGGggtcaatgaaagtgctgacaaactcaaagagctttcacaagaactgactcgcgctgtcttaaccgatgcgtttaagctccctgaagttgacaaaacgggggagaaagcgcaagctgctagagctcagcatgagcaacgtcagtacaagagaagtcagtcacagggcaagaaaaagaaatagttaggctaggtcttaatttttgctaatttatttcttttgctgtgcaactgctgacttctatcaatatatcatacttccttttcttattcaaatactgagttatgatatatgctattaagtactgagttattatgtatcttcgtttatatcagctatgcttaacacttataatatttattgactaaatgatatgctgataacatgtttgacatcatactatgatcttatgaaacattctgataaagaactcattgaacaataatttgctcagcgcgctctgtcactatacattacttccgctgaattctgagtaaaatagaatatgacccataagctgacctatacctgaaatctgatcttagacttattcagttaaaccttagaatgtttagaataaaactaagtcagtagttcagtccttacgggggagttcacttaattaaaaaggtcaactatcatgggggagctcatactgagttccttgctgaacagttttgccaacatcaaaatgggggagtttgttgaaacacctttccacataattttgatttgacaaaattgtttaagtataaattagaatacatattctaaacacactaagtttaaatgcgttgatttattctactaatgtgtttgttcaatgttgagtataaatgttataagtcataaggattggaaggcccaagcccaatacggaagccaaggcccaagtcaaacaactcagtacactcggcccgcgtatgtcaagacgttgtcgttttggacaaaaacgcaactcagcaaacggaaggatctagaagaccttcaggaacaacttcacaatgaagctgctgagtagtctcgataaagcgtacaagacagcagaccggcaaaggaaaacttccagacaaagtgtttcctcttttagcaaagttcagacgacacagtatgctgtccagttgactttaccataaaaggagagaccatctgctgtgctgaccgaggacagaagatacacgattgtgattggccaagagctctgtgcaagtcaggatgacaacgacacatagccgtttccctccaacggttatttcgaaattcgaaataaccgaatggccagacgtctctataaatagtgccatcacaagcttcactaaatatagaacttgatcaagccattacgctgtccaaaatctctacaagttctgtaagcaagaagcaaagcaaaattcttacactacattttcgtatctgtgtaaaagtctagagtgattgtttttcaatcatctaaggtgttctagcaattgttgtttaggacaaaatctttatcatttctagaagtagaaaggagaggctgagtactctgttttaagtactcagcggagagattaggattgagtagaagtatagaggaaggtactcttgtcatactcaattgctgatattgtaaaaggtttgaggctctacctttaaagagctcagtagaggatttgaaatctcggaagtgttccggggacaggacgtaggcttagaagaaaccgaacctggataaatctgctgagtgaagtatttctaaaccttaactccttatttacactgcttgcttaaaacaaactaaaactgaccaagtaaaagaggtcaagctgagttgtgcgctaccaacgagaagtttcaggaatagactctaagtgctatttcctgacccaagcaacgaagctgtcctagtcactagttgactaagccagtgtcttgctgagtgctaaacgccgctgttagataaacttttcttaaagagaagaaatctgcctaaattatcttaaaaaggtaaaatagttcctaaccccccttggaactatatttgcaaccttacaagggaccaacaataccTTCTTTAACCTGGATACTCTCCTGAAAATAAGAGGAATCAAaattagtaatcaagaggaagataaGGACAAGCACTGCTGGGCCCTGACCAACAATGgcgcttattcttgtaaatcggcctatgaagcctTTTTCCCTAACAGGGACGAGCCTCCCTTAGGAATATGGAAATCTATCTGGGCccttaaaatcccttaccgtattaggagttttctGTGGCTGGGAGTCAAGAACAGGTTGCTCACGAACGcggatagacacagaaggcacttggcggAATCAGGAGCCTGCAGATGCAGTGGCCATGttgaaaccttgtgccatgctcttagggactgcCCCGAGAGTAGAGAGGTTTGGAGTAAGGTTCTTCCTACCCACCTTCTCCCTTCCTTTATGACTCATTCTGAGGTTGACTGGTTCTTGGAGGGAGCTAGTGGGAAGTTATTAGCCGATATGGATCATGGTGACATTTttttcgctattatttgtcaccaaatttggaaatggaggaatgaagagttatttgctgagaagactatCATTATCCCTGACTTACTTGattacttctcgaaaaagctCTCTGTTACTTTAACAAGCTTTGAAGGGGAGCCCCTTGTTAGCCCTTCCCGGGATAAAGTGGTCCATTTAGTTGGTTTGAGTAAACCTAGTGAAGGGGTTGTGAAGCttaatacggatggctcctgccttagcaatggaagaattgctgctggaggagttcttcgggatgctggtggcgcttggctggctgggtttacccacaacttggggatgggctcctccttttctgcggagctctggggtattctgTCAGACATTAAACTAGCCATTCGCATGGGTATTAAGaggctttcggtggagtctgacaatttggtgGCAATAAACAGGATTTCTGACTGCCAGGCTTTTTGTCTTAGTAGTCAgaatcttatcaaagctattttgaggcttcgtcctgcctttgaggctcttagtttctcccatatttacagggagcaaaaccgcgtggcagctgctgggcatggggggatgttaggtgtttctaccctttctgttcctcctttttttcttttgtctactcttcttgaggatagggttggggtcagccttcctagactgatcccgggttaggtttttgtttgtttgtttcctttcctttcctacccaaaaaaaaaaaaaaaagagataatTTTCTTTACGGTATTAAAGTTTTGTTTTACTCACATGTTTAAAAAtatgtcaaaaaaaattaacatttcaacaataatatcattgaaacaactgaAAAGTAATATAACTAATCGAAAACAAATAATGTTACGTGTACATATTTATGTTTTCAACATCAAACATCAATCACCTCCCATGAATTAGCATACATCCCTCTTTTAATTTATCAAGTATATTATAGTCCGTGTATAATAGAAATTATCCTATTCCAAACGTTTTTATTAAGATAATTTTTTCGGAAGTTAAAGTTTTTTCTTCATCCTAGCGGTAATTGAAACTGAAATATTTTTTGTTCTATAAACTCAAAGTGCATGTATTGACAATTGAAGCAGTAGATTCCAAATACTATGTAAGAGTGATTCTCAAAATCCCAACTgccatataaaatatatttaaaggaaagaaaaaggtTATAAATTTTCAACCACCTAGTAGACTCATGCTCTTGGTCGTCCCTTATCTAGTTtagttatatatacatatcatATCAAGGACCACACCCATCAACCATAACCATATTATCTCTTACTCTTACAAGCACGACCAGACAACCAGACATCAGACCAGACCACCTTGTATTTGTTTGGTATCATATCGAAACCCTAGCTAATGGACTGGTTTTCCTGGCTATCAAGAACCAATCTAGACCCTTCTCTCATCTACCAATACGGTGTCACTTTCTCCCGAAATGAGCTTCAACGAGAAGACATTTCCTATTTTAACCATGAATTTCTCTTGAGTATGGGAATCTCCATTGCCAAACACAGGCTAGAAATTCTCAAGCTTGCAACAAAGGAAACACATACACTAAATTCTCCCACAATTCGATTCTCTAAGTTCATTTCAGCGATTAAAAAGCGTGTTAATCGCTTTGTTTTCAATCATGATTCTACTGTTAAAGCCTTGCCGGAGCCGGAGCCGGTGCGGCTGCCCTTGCCGGAGCCGGTCATATGTAAGCAGCTGTGGAAAGATCAGGTGAAGCCTCCGGTGATGAGAACTAGGAGACAAGCGAAATCTGGGCCGTTGGATGGAAGAGTGCCGGAGAATTTGATGCTAAATCATAGAAGAATGAAGTTTTCTGGGCCGTTGGATGGAAGGATACCAGAAAGTTTGTTGGTTGATGATAGAAAGTTGAAGTTATCTGGGCCGTTGGATGGGAATTCACATGATAGATTGGTGTTTTCTTATAGAAGCCCAAAATTGTATGCAAGTTCAGATATAAATCAGAGGTTGATGAGCCCAAGAATAGCTAAGCCGTTGGATTCTTATAATATGGAAAAGTCAAATTCAAACAATGATGATCTTGATGATAAGCTATTATGGGCTGCACTTTTTCAGGACATGAATCCCACTTGAAATTCTCAAATTCAGGTTTATTGTCTCCTTCcccccccaaaaaaaaaaactaaaatttagcaTCTATATTTTCCACAATTTTATTACATTCCATGTACTTTAATTTCTGTGTATTTTGCcattattcttaattttttctttctcaaatttaaCTCTTGATAGAAAATTTAAAGATCAATTTGGTCATTGCTAAAAGATCAATATAGCACAGAATCATATTTGAGTATCAATTTAGTCTAAATGACACATATTAGCATATTTGATTTGACTCGTAAGTGTTAAGTTGAAAGAATAATTTGATACTCAGAActtaattttgaattaaattgatCTTGCTAGCTAATTTGAAGAATAAATTGTTAGTTTACCCTACAATTATTGTTTCAGCCGCTTTTGACAGGCATCAGAACATGTTCAAACTATTTTCAACTGTGTAAATAAAATGGTCTACGGTTAAATTTTCTGccaatgataaaattttatgagAAATTGAAATACAGGGAGGGACTAAAGTTAGTAAAATTAAAAGTACAAGTGTCAAAACAATAAATTGTGCAAAATATAAAAGTTGAATTTTTAGCTTTTGGTTCATGTCATGTCATAGTGGGAGATGCTAttgttctgtattttacttttCAGATCAGCAGATCCTGTAATATTGCCCTGTTGGTACTTCATTTTTTCCTAATTTGGTGTTTTCTGCAACAAAATGTTCAAAATTTTACCCATAAGAAAGTAGAATTTTTGTCTAAATTCGTAAAGCATTGATCTGAGAAATTCTGGTATTTATTTGAGATGCTAAAGAAGAATAAATTGCAACAACTATTTACAACACTAATTGTTATTCTCAAAAGGGGGTTGGATCTGCAGTTAAAGGCATTAAATATATTGCTATAAAAGATGCTTATCTGAAGAACCAACATTCACCATCCTATATAAATAGCCACCCTCATTCGCTACAAGTAAATACACAAACTATTTGCATCTATCtgtaattttctctcttttttattATGAAATGAAAAACATTTCTCAGAAATTTTGAGAGAATTACATTTTGGCCCTTGCACTTGATGGCTATTAGTGTTTTTGTCCCTGTACTTCAatctatttttaaaaaatttggcAAGTTGAGGGCCAAATTATAACTTTTGCCTCTCTAGAGAAGCTCTTTTTAATGTATAATTTCTTTGGCAGAACATAATTATGAATGAGTGCATGCACATAATTCAAAAAACAACACCAAAATTGGATCTTTTAAGCAGAATACGAGAGTTTTAGCATAAAATATGTATGCATGAGTTGATATTGAAAACAtggacttaaaaaaaaaaaaaaaaacaaaaaaacaaagaaaaaaaaaaccctccTCTAAACTATACTAGATTGTGCTCTCAAACCTCCATGTTCCATTTCAACAATGTCAATGAGATGAAGTTTGAGGAATCCTGAAGGAACCCCCAGAATAGAGCATCACATAAACAGGTCGTAATCTCATGGTAAGGACGACACACATGATCGATCCCACGCAACAAACACCAGCCAGAACCAGGAAGGTGAGCCTGAAGCAATTCGGGCCTATGCACGAGACACTTGATCCCAACAACATATTCACTCCATGCTGCTTTGCTGCCTCAGTATCATACACATATCCTGCTAGCAGACCCGAGAAGAGGAATGCCCCAAGAGGATTTCCAATTGACATGAAGTTGTAAAATATACCGAAATGTTTCAATCCGAAAAGCTCGGACACAGTTGGAATCATTATAGAGAACTGAACCCCATAGCAAAACCCAAGTAATGCAGTTGCAGCATAAAGGGTACCGTCAATTGCAGAAGCAAATAGGAGATATATTACAATCATTACTACTTGAGTACATGCCATCCATACTGTACGAGGAAGCGCTTTTGTCCTGCAAAGGATAAATTTATAACATGTAATTATTATAGAATGAAAGCAATTCAACAGAAACATGTAAGTCTGATCAATTTCAGACCACAAGCAAGCCGAAACCCCAAGATGCACGAATACGAATTACAAGTGACTGCATCCTCAGTGCATTACCTGATTTGGATGATTTGCATATAACTATTCAGACTGAAATATCCAAAATGGAAGAATAGACTAACCTTACAAAATGTTCAGAAACAGCCCCACCACCAAGACGTCCCGAAAAATTGCAAAAGCTGAAAACAGTCAACAAGATTGTAGTGTCATGCGCCCCCTGTGCAATCCCTATCTGAGCCATATTATTAAGCACGGTTACGCCTGAACCAACCCCAACAAAGTAAACAAAGAAAAGTAGCCAGAAATCAGCTTTGATTATAGCTTCAATAAATTTGAAATCCTCCCCTCTTTTAGGCCTCCTCTTTTTCTTTATTGCTCCTTCACCCTCAGCTAGAAGCATAGCTACCTCAGATATCTCCTCGTTTTCCTGAAAACTTCCAAGGGTCTGTGATGATGAAGATGGTGCGAGcaaaggttctgtttttccggCATGTTCTTCTCTCTCTACCAAATATTCAGAAGAGCCATTTGATCTGTTAAGTGTGGCTTCGTTTTTGCTTCTCATTCGACAGATAGTCATTTTTATAGGTACCACAAGTGGAGCCATGAGAAGGATAATCATTATAGCAAGAATAGAATATGATATTGGGTTGCTGAAATGAAGCAAATGGTCCAATATTGTGGTTGTTAAAATGTAAAAGCCAAGGATAATAAGCATCACTTGGACAAAAAGAAAATGCGCATGTTGTGAAGAGTCCTCAGCAGAAGCCGGAGTGCAAGCCCTTACAAAATACATCAGTAGGAAACACAAAAATGGAATTCCAAGTGCAAGAAACATCAGAAGCTTAGACGAGGAACTATCAAGTACCATGCTATAAACTGCAGTGAAGACAGCAGCACTGATCCCTCCATAACCTTTGAGAATACCAGCAACGGTGCCTCGATTAAGTGGGAAGTTCCTCATGTTGGTCACTAGTACAGCTGTACTCAACCAAGCACTGCTGTTTGTGGCAACACAGAGTGCAATCCACAGCTGTAACACCGTAAAAACACAGATTAACGGTCTGTACAAATCGTAACGTAAAACAAGCATCCACAAAATGCGTGTCACTGAGCCAAAGAGAAGTGTTGGAAGTAGGCTGTAACTGTAAATGAGGTCCTAATGCTGAGGGCATTGTATATATCATTTAGATAACAAAGTAACCAAAAGAACGTCAAAAACTATCCAAATGTCAGTAAAAGCTACTTGTACGCATACAAACTGGAGATACACTTGAGTTTCCTCCAACAGAATATCAATCTCAAGTCAACCGAACTTTTACCAGCCACGTGTTTAATTGTCTTCCATTAAGGGCAATATGAAGATAAAATTACAGCAGTTTGATTGTTCCATGGTCAATTTCACCTATATAAACATGGAAAAGTTGCatatattctttaaataagtaAATGAAATCACAAAAATTGCATAAAATGCAAGAAAATGCAATCAATTGTGTGCTTGTGTGAATGCAAAAACATAGACTTGTTTGACAAACTAGTAACACAAAAATGCAATCTGACTGTTTAAGCTACCCTGTAGTTAAAAATCTTACAAATACTGTAACGACCGGGTCCGAAGTTGGTGGCACCATGATAGAAGGCTTGAGTATGGAGCGGTCCTAAGGAATGATGATAGGGGCAGGAATGACTAAATCCCACATTGGAGATGAAGATAGTGATTGGGCTTTAATAGTAAGGTAGGAATCCAATCCAATGCAAGACGCATTTTAAAACCGTGAGGCTCAAGCTGTTGCCAAAGAGGACAATAATctcaaggtgttggatttgagCCAAAGAGGACAATAATCTCAAAGGTGTTGGATTTGAGCCAAAATGGAAAATAATTACATGGTACTAGGCAGGTTGTTACATCATAGTTAACAAAATTTAAAGGGGATTTTAGCTGGGAAGGGATGGAAATGAAGGTTAAAATTTAAACTTGGGAGTTGATGAAATGTAATTTAAAATTGAACTCCTCCCAACCAAGGGCTTACTCGATGAACAACTACAAAATTTCTCAAAGACCATCTTTCAAGTTGAAACTGtgaatatattttcttttccaTCTTTTGAGCTATCAGTCAGTTTTTGAGTATGAATTCAagtttgttttaataataaaaacacaaaCAGTTCTGAACAGCTTGTAAAGGAATCTAAGATTGAAGATTTActaatctacatggactgaatTCATCAAAAGGTAAAGTTACTAGAAACCAGACGAGGTTAAATCCGATTTTAGGAATTGAAACAAAATATTTCCATCAATGATCACGGAAAACCCCATTGATACTTGattaaaaaatgaattgaaTCCAAAACCCATTTAACCCATGTTTCATTCGATAGCAATAATCATTTCAAAGCAAATTACCCAGAAGcaaactccaaataatgaaCAGAAAAAATAAGCAAACAAGATTCAGAGAACTGACCAGCCAATGGGGCAATTGGAGAGTACGGGAAACAGCAAGGAAGAGAACGCCATAACCAGAGAAGCAAGCAAAAGCACCGATCAATAGAATAAGCCAAGGAGGGAGCTTATTAGAAGCAATACCAGGAAGAATTCCAACATTTTCTCCAATATCATTAGCAACACCAAGCATAGTAAGCTGATGCTGACTAAAACCAAGCACGGATTTCAAGGAATGTGAATAGAGAGGGAAATTATATGCATTTCCTGATGCTATTTGCATCCAAACTGCTGCTCCAAGCCCTACCCATGGTGGCCTGCTCCCTGCTTTCAGGCTCACCATTGATTCCTTCTTCCTCACTTTTCTGATTCAGGGTGAGAgtgaaaaagagagagagaaaagaggtAAAAGGGGAAGAAGAAGGTTATGTTTGTGTGTGGAAGTGGAAGTTGTCTGTCTGTCTGTCTACATTCGAGTACATTTGATATGATGACTTGGCATCTGGCCATGTCGGCTGCCACTAAACCAACtctattcttttcattttccgttcctttttatttccattaATTTTTCGGCaatttcaattttctttttGTCCAAACTATCCTGCATTTTAGGAACATAACCTAAATTATTCCATATTTGATTTACccgaacttttttttttaattaataaatttataattaatagagTACTTAATTTGATTCATTGTATTGTTTAAGAGTGATTTTCGTATTTATTATAATGAGTTATTGTGTTCATTAATAATCATGTCTATAATGTATAAATgcatatgaattttttttggtagaataaATGCATATGAATTAAAATAGTAAGTAAAGAGAATTTTCTTTCCATAATTACACTCTTCCTCTGCTgtatatttatttgatccaatatttttgtcttttaattttataaaaagacataaaaaaaatgtttgttaAAATTcaagaaatttatttttaatagtaAAATAATTAAGAATAATAATAGTATCAGCTCAACTAAACTAAATAGGCTATTAGTTTCTCTCAATTTTCAAAGGATGAAATTctcttttaaaatattttaattacaattgtattttaatttataaattcccgATGGTTAGGCTATTAGTTCAATGTATATTAGCCTggggtttaatacatcatttgctcctgaacttgtccaaaaaacttgattggtctcctgaacttacgtaaaatgtaatcaattgagcACTCGAtcgcaaaaaaaaagtaagttaaatacgaaaGAAGTATTCCACACATATACtccaatagattaaaaatgaagttattacttgctcaactataaaacttatcttctctaatattagaaccataTACTCCGACTTTggtcgttttattttttttaagatgcgtggaatacatctttcgcatttaacttacttttttgtgaccgagtgattaattgattacattttgcgcaagttcagggggttaactgaacattttatgcaagatGAAGGGGCTATCGGGGCACTTTTAAAGTTCAaggggccaatcaaactttttgaataagttcagggagcaaataatgtattaaacctaaattaaattagacatttcgaaaacaattttttttatctaatttgtaTTTATAATTTGGCGTATCTACCAAATAAAAAGATGTTATAACTCCCTAATCTAATTTTATGTCTGCTAGGTTGGTTGGACGAGTATTTGGAATTTCCAACTTCTTCTACTTCATCGTGGATATCGCTGGAAGATTGCTAATGGAAAATCTATTCGGGTGTGGCAGGATCCATGGGTAAGAGATAAACAGCTTCAATAGATTTCCTCCCCGAATACTCCGGGTCTTGAAAACCTCAAGGTTAGTGATCTCTTCATTCCTAATTCGTTTGATTGGGATATTGAGTTATTTCATGAACATTTCTCGCAACAAGAGATTAATGTTATCTGTAAAACACCGGTGTGATGGTTTGGCTATGCCGATCTTATGATTTGGAATTATTCTAATAATGGGTGCTACATGGTAAAAAAGTGACTATCGTTTGGCCACTGATGAATTGGAAGATAGTTCGCATTTACGTGTTGAGGGTGATTGGCGCATGATTTGGAAGGAGGAGGTCTCGTTCAAGGTTGGGTTCTTTTGTTGGCGATTAGCTTGTGACTGTCTACCTACTTGAGAAATTGAGGGGCCACGAGATTGATATTGAAAGCCGTCGAAGACTTATggaatttatttattctatgtCCTCGAGTTGCTGATGTTTGGCAGAAGGCAGATCTGGCAGAAACTGTTCAAATGCCATCAATAGAAGCTCAGAATTttgctgatttttttttcagGATCAGTACATCAGGGAGTCCTGAGCAGTTTGCTAAGGTGATGGTAGTGCTTTGGAGCTAATGGAGGGCTCGTAATACTGTGTTATGTCAGCACACAACTTAGATGGCAGACGAGAAAATGTACGAGGCAACTTGGTGTCTGGACGACTAGCAGTATATGCGCCTGCCTCTAAGA comes from Euphorbia lathyris chromosome 8, ddEupLath1.1, whole genome shotgun sequence and encodes:
- the LOC136202644 gene encoding protein NUCLEAR FUSION DEFECTIVE 4-like, whose translation is MVSLKAGSRPPWVGLGAAVWMQIASGNAYNFPLYSHSLKSVLGFSQHQLTMLGVANDIGENVGILPGIASNKLPPWLILLIGAFACFSGYGVLFLAVSRTLQLPHWLLWIALCVATNSSAWLSTAVLVTNMRNFPLNRGTVAGILKGYGGISAAVFTAVYSMVLDSSSSKLLMFLALGIPFLCFLLMYFVRACTPASAEDSSQHAHFLFVQVMLIILGFYILTTTILDHLLHFSNPISYSILAIMIILLMAPLVVPIKMTICRMRSKNEATLNRSNGSSEYLVEREEHAGKTEPLLAPSSSSQTLGSFQENEEISEVAMLLAEGEGAIKKKRRPKRGEDFKFIEAIIKADFWLLFFVYFVGVGSGVTVLNNMAQIGIAQGAHDTTILLTVFSFCNFSGRLGGGAVSEHFVRTKALPRTVWMACTQVVMIVIYLLFASAIDGTLYAATALLGFCYGVQFSIMIPTVSELFGLKHFGIFYNFMSIGNPLGAFLFSGLLAGYVYDTEAAKQHGVNMLLGSSVSCIGPNCFRLTFLVLAGVCCVGSIMCVVLTMRLRPVYVMLYSGGSFRIPQTSSH